From Vanrija pseudolonga chromosome 1, complete sequence, a single genomic window includes:
- the FEN2_7 gene encoding Pantothenate transporter FEN2, with product MSAQVEAQRPGQEPSDSWVVSLLPKRYRTRERALLLKLDLLLLSWAFVAGLTKDMDQSATTQAYVSGMKEALHLNGNELVEFTTFFSIGYAICIIPSQLVQTRIRSSLFLPICEIIWGALTLATYASKNAKTIYALRFFLGMFESTSWPGLVAIIFNWCTWQRLD from the exons ATGTCTGCCCAAGTTGAGGCACAGCGGCCAGGCCAGGAGCCTTCGGACTCATGGGTCGTTAGCCTCCTACCCAAGCGATATCGTACGCGCGAGCGTGCGTTactcctcaagctcgacttGTTGCTCCTCTCGTGGGCATTCGTGGCGGGCTTGACCAAG GATATGGACCAGTCCGCCACGACGCAAGCCTACGTCTCGGGCATGAAAGAGGCTCTGCACCTGAA cgGCAACGAGCTGGTCGAGTTCACGACCTTCTTCAGCATCGGGTACGCGATCTGCATTATCCCCAGCCAGCTGGTGCAGACGCGGATCCGCAGCTCGCTCTTCCTGCCCATCTGCGAGATCATCTGGggcgcgctcacgctcgcgacgTATGCGAGCAAGAATGCCAAGACGATTTACGCACTGCGTTTCTTTCTGGGCATGTTTGAGAGCACGTCGTGGCCCGGCCTCGTGGCCATCATCTTCAACTGGTGTACGTGGCAACGTCTTGATTGA
- the SEO1_1 gene encoding putative transporter SEO1: protein MFLGILQAALYKNLNGHAGLAGWQWLFIVSGLITIAWGFLGLLIVPDSPSNTRALWLTLDERKLAYDRVAAQNIAPAEFVSKSHLWTRIKATVRSPLSWLFTAAYLQFAWSQRANSYFLLYLKGLTRADGSKLYSTYKVNLLPLGGYALSIVFNIGLNAISDRFRWRLQISVLAATIQLVACSVLSAWPNSTPTIMTFYYITFTTAAWGYALIAWLAEILRREPESRALLIGVVVTLTYVGHATIPLRAWRVSDAPRYPIGFPLATAFAAGGIVNLFAIWWYVRRHPELVEHGFGGVPDEIEEGEVDGKAAEADEEFGHDSKVRV from the coding sequence ATGTTCCTCGGCATTCTCCAAGCAGCACTGTACAAGAACCTGAACGGGCACGCGGGCCTCGCAGGCTGGCAGTGGCTCTTCATCGTGTCGGGCCTCATCACCATCGCGTGGGGCTTCCTCGGGCTGCTGATCgtgcccgactcgccgtccAACACGCGGGCGCTTTGGCTCACGCTCGATGAGCGCAAGCTCGCGTACGACCGCGTCGCAGCGCAGAACATTGCGCCGGCAGAGTTCGTGTCCAAGTCCCACCTGTGGACGCGGATCAAGGCCACCGTCCGTTCCCCCCTCAGCTGGCTCTTCACGGCCGCATACCTCCAGTTCGCGTGGAGCCAGCGCGCCAACTCATACTTCCTGCTGTATCTCAAGGGCCTgacgcgcgccgacgggtCCAAGCTCTACTCGACTTACAAGGTCAACCTTCTCCCGCTGGGCGGATACGCCCTCTCCATCGTCTTCAACATCGGCCTGAACGCAATAAGCGACCGCTTCCGCTGGCGCCTGCAGATcagcgtgctcgccgcgacgatccagctcgtcgcgtgTTCTGTACTGTCGGCGTGGCCcaactcgacgccgacgatcaTGACGTTCTACTACATCACCTTCACGACCGCTGCTTGGGGCTACGCGCTGATCGCTTGGCTCGCCGAGATCCTCCGCCGCGagcccgagtcgcgcgcgctgctgatcggcgtggtcgtcacCCTCACATATGTCGGCCACGCGACGATCCCACTCCGGGCTTGGCGCGTGTCCGACGCACCCCGGTACCCCATTGGCTTCCCCCTCGCGACGGCTTTCGCGGCGGGCGGAATCGTCAACCTCTTCGCTATTTGGTGGTACGTGCGCCGTCACCCCGAGCTGGTGGAGCACGGCTTCGGCGGAGTGCCGGACGAGATCGAAGAGGGGGAGGTTGATGGCAAGGCTGCAGAGGCAGATGAGGAGTTTGGGCACGACAGCAAGGTTAGAGTGTAG
- the sit1_3 gene encoding Siderophore iron transporter 1 has translation MADSTTPFAMSEKPKTQLPAETDIPRVSFDHSSSLEDGRSSDHGSVEPKSKGVIEMESLQGRLTPILLGVLYGTFMLLAYSLSLNQYTSSAFLNYGVSYSFGKHSLQATIGVVTAVFQAMSQPPIAKLADVFGRVPAYIGCVVLYVIGYIIVASSQSIVTYAVGNSIYILGITGLFLLQNIIISDISSLRNRYWWTLFPSIPGAINAFVSGDLVASLMSRGDKTKQWRWGFGIFIILTPALAFPIILTLWRATRPSREVRAEQKAAHAARIEGLSFPQRFARGCKDFFWQLDFIGLFLFVVGFGLLFVTVTIANSKTAKWSDAHSIAQMVLGGVVIIAFVLWERFWAPHPLLPFALLKRKTVIGCVLIALWSPMGGRITAGYLFTFLQVAANQSVLSTQRITSFPTVAGTVSAILGAIVARQFRVLKPIIVAGFVIQVLGSGLMIRYRTSTNSQGELAVVQLIRGFANGLIPFPTQALIQAAAPHENLAAITAGWLVVYYLSGGIGSAIGGAMWTNIVPNKLDQYLGHNQTLVNLAFSNPFGFADKFPPGTPERAAIARAQDEAQRTIVIVGTCISAVALLTSIFLLDNLRLTDDQSLEESEIKGGEKKKRGDGAAVNTDAAGTNVH, from the exons ATGGCCGACAGCACAACCCCCTTCGCCATGTCAGAAAAGCCCAAAACTCAGCTCCCAGCCGAGACCGACATCCCCCGCGTGTCGTTCGACCACTCGAGCAGCCTCGAGGATGGCCGTAGCTCCGACCACGGCTCCGTCGAGCCCAAGTCGAAGGGCGTCATCGAGATGGAGTCGCTGCAGGGACGGCTGACGCCTatcctcctcggcgtgctgtACGGCACCTTCATGCTGCTCGCGTACAGCCTGTCGCTGA ACCAGTACACGTCCTCCGCGTTCCTCAACTACGGCGTCTCGTACTCGTTCGGCAAGCACTCCCTCCAGGCCACGATCGGCGTCGTCACGGCAGTGTTCCAGGCCATGAGCCAGCCGCCtatcgccaagctcgccgacgtcttTGGCCGTGTGCCCGCGTACATCGGCTGCGTGGTGCTCTATGTCATCGGCTACATCATCGTCGCGAGCTCGCAGTCCATCGTGACCTATGCGGTTGGCAACTCGATCTACATCCTGGGAATCACGGGCCTGTTCTTGCTTCAGAACATTATCATTTCCGACATTTCGTCCCTCCGTAACCGAT ACTGGTGGACTCTCTTCCCGTCCATTCCAGGCGCGATCAATGCGTTCGTCAGCGGTGACCTTGTCGCCTCTCTGATGTCGCGCGGAGACAAGACCAAGCAGTGGCGCTGGGGCTTCG GCATCTTCATCATTCTCACCCCGGCCCTGGCCTTCCCCATCATCCTCACGCTGTGGCGCGCGACCCGCCCCTCGCGTGAGGTGCGGGCCGAGCAGAaggccgcccacgccgcccgcaTCGAGGGCCTGTCCTTCCCGCAGCGCTTCGCGCGCGGGTGCAAGGACTTTTTCTGGCAGCTCGACTTTATCGGCCTGttcctcttcgtcgtcggcttcggtCTCTTGTTTGTGACCGTCACCATCGCCAACTCGAAGACGGCCAAGTGGTCGGACGCGCACTCGATCGCGCAGATGGTCCTTGGTGGCGTGGTCATTATCGCGTTCGTGCTCTGGGAGCGCTTCTGGGCGCCGCACCCCCTCCTGCCCTTCGCGCTGCTCAAGCGCAAGACGGTCATCGGGTGTGTGCTAATCGCGCTCTGGTCGCCCATGGGCGGCCGCATCACCGCCGGGTACCTGTTCACGTTCCTCCAAGTCGCCGCCAACCAGAGCGTGCTCTCCACCCAGCGCATCACGTCCTTCCCCACCGTCGCGGGTACCGTGTcggccatcctcggcgccatcgtcGCCCGCCAGTTCCGCGTCCTCAAGCCCATCATCGTGGCAGGATTCGTCATCCAGGTCCTCGGCTCGGGCCTCATGATCCGCTACAGGACCAGCACGAACTCtcagggcgagctcgccgtcgtccagctcATCCGCGGCTTCGCCAACGGCCTCATCCCCTTCCCTACCCAGGCCCTCATCCAGGCTGCTGCCCCTCACGAGAACCTCGCTGCGATCACCGCCGGGTGGCTCGTTGTCTACTACCTCTCTGGTGGTATCGGCTCGgccatcggcggcgcgatgTGGACCAACATCGTCCCCAACAAGCTCGACCAGTACCTTGGCCACAACCAGaccctcgtcaacctcgcctTCAGCAACCCCTTTGGGTTCGCGGACAAGTTCCCTCCAGGAACGCCTGAGCGTGCGGCCATCGCCCGTGCCcaggacgaggcgcagcgcacCATTGTCATTGTCGGAACGTGCATCTCGGCCGTTGCGCTGCTCACTTCCATCTTCCTTCTCGACAACCTCCGCCTGACTGACGACCAGTCACTCGAGGAGTCGGAGAtcaagggcggcgagaagaagaagcggGGTGATGGGGCCGCAGTGAACACGGACGCTGCGGGGACTAACGTGCATTAG
- the Engase gene encoding Cytosolic endo-beta-N-acetylglucosaminidase: MLAPTTVAALALLSLVGAAPTAHVVEPRATRPDGAAGRAPHQPYQHGYNASGIKAWSADADPQARYLRSRVPLAARISPLAATQANPSLSPAVKVVDLALDYDGSFFTSFKYADDFSRRVSTGWSYVDLYGSWHGMPVAGSSESTPEHGVVNLPNPGWTDAAHRNGAKSLGCWFWPRKGVFGDYLEQKADGSFPVADNLVAMMKYFGFDGYFFNQEASISSSDAAKLLLFVQYLRKIAPVIELQWYDAVLPSGQLSYQNTVNSRNAPWLLSGGKRGVSSIFVNYWLGSAAQIDTSVATTTGLGLDPHGVVFQGTECEKYGFNPAYDPRIFLPESAPHRISWGLFGSHFTWRGYANPDSSALADVQAVAKRERQYWSGPNSDPSRTGRTTYVPYVDTGVGQSQDDATKWDGVAHYIVEKSVIGGWPFVTRFNTGKGQSWFRAGVATKGEWNNIGVQDLLPTWQFWGNATAEYDYEVAFDGGSSLKVTSGGTLKLYKTNLVVGGGESVRLVLAGSAAVEVGFADASGTYTFLPAASTWTSTAIGSTWKSYTTTLSALKGKTISAIALRFASGTTNVGELALVSGPPAAPATPSGFKIDNTYPASSGTSAEVFLSWALDSAVWYYDIVVNGAVVGRMYDEVYYLKNVPKGAVVTLEAVARDGARSAAASVTV; the protein is encoded by the coding sequence ATGCTGGCCCCAACAACAGTcgcagccctcgccctcctctccctcgtcGGGGCGGCACCCACCGCACACGTCGTCGAACCCCGCGCCACACggcccgacggcgcggccggACGCGCCCCGCACCAGCCCTACCAGCACGGCTACAACGCGAGCGGCATCAAGGCGTGgtcggcggacgcggacCCGCAGGCGCGGTACCTGCGCTCGCGGGTACCCTTGGCCGCTCGTATCTCGCCTCTAGCAGCCACACAGGCGAACCCCAGCCTCTCGCCCGCggtcaaggtcgtcgacctggcGCTCGACTACGACGGCTCGTTCTTCACGTCGTTCAAGTACGCCGACGACTTCTCGCGCCGCGTGAGCACGGGCTGGAGCTATGTCGACCTCTATGGCTCGTGGCACGGCATGCCTGTCGCTGGCAGCTCTGAGTCCACGcccgagcacggcgtcgtcaACCTCCCCAATCCTGGCTGGACGGACGCCGCGCACCGTAACGGTGCGAAGAGCCTCGGGTGCTGGTTCTGGCCGCGCAAGGGCGTGTTTGGCGACTACCTCGAGCAGAAGGCCGACGGCAGCTTTCCTGTCGCGGACAACCTCGTGGCCATGATGAAGTATTTCGGCTTCGACGGCTACTTCTTCAACCAGGAGGCGAGTATCTCGTCGTccgacgcggccaagctgctgctgtttGTGCAGTACCTGCGCAAGATTGCGCCGGTTATCGAGCTGCAGTGGTACGACGCGGTGCTGCCGTCTGGCCAGCTGAGCTACCAGAACACGGTGAACAGCCGCAACGCGCCGTGGCTGctcagcggcggcaagcgcggCGTCTCGTCCATCTTTGTCAACTACTGGCtcgggagcgcggcgcagatcGACACGAGCGTCGCCACGACCACggggctcgggctcgacccCCACGGCGTGGTGTTCCAGGGGACCGAGTGCGAGAAGTACGGCTTCAACCCGGCATACGACCCGCGCATCTTCCTGCCCGAGAGCGCGCCGCACCGGATCAGCTGGGGGCTGTTCGGGAGCCACTTCACGTGGCGCGGGTACGCGAACCCGGACAGCAGCGCGCTGGCCGACGTGCAGGCGGTCGCGAAGCGCGAGCGGCAGTACTGGTCCGGCCCGAACTCGGACCCCAGCAGGACCGGGCGCACGACGTACGTGCCGTATGTCGACACCGGGGTCGGCCAGTCGCAAGACGACGCGACGAAGTGGGACGGCGTGGCGCACTACATTGTCGAGAAGAGCGTTATTGGCGGCTGGCCGTTCGTGACCCGCTTCAATACGGGCAAGGGCCAGTCGTGGttccgcgccggcgtggccACCAAGGGCGAGTGGAACAACATCGGCGTGCAGGACCTCCTGCCGACCTGGCAGTTCTGGGGCAACGCGACCGCCGAGTACGACTACGAGGTCGCGTTCGACGGCGGGAGCAGCTTGAAGGTGACGAGCGGGGGCACGCTGAAGCTGTACAAGACCAACCTTGTCGTCGGGGGCGGGGAGAGCGTGCGCCtcgtgctggctggcagcgcggccgtcgaggtgggCTTTGCGGACGCGAGTGGGACGTACACTTTCCTGCCTGCGGCGAGTACCTGGACGAGCACGGCCATCGGCAGCACTTGGAAGAGTTACACGACGACCCTGTCGGCGCTGAAGGGCAAGACGATCTCCGCCATCGCCCTCCGCTTCGCCAGCGGCACGACcaacgtcggcgagcttgccctcgtgtctggcccgccggcggccccgGCCACCCCGAGCGGCTTCAAGATCGACAACACGTAccccgccagcagcggcaccagcgccgaggtgTTCCTCTCTTGGGCGCTCGACAGCGCAGTGTGGTACTACGACATCGTGGTGAACGGCGCTGTGGTGGGCAGGATGTATGATGAGGTGTATTACCTCAAGAACGTCCCCAAGGGCGCCGTGGTCAccctcgaggcggtcgcgcgGGACggggcgcgcagcgccgcggcgagtgTCACGGTGTAG
- the xyd1_3 gene encoding D-xylose 1-dehydrogenase (NADP(+)) translates to MTPYTLRWGIISTGGIATTFAKAMGSRSVPSAEAFIAKLRSAGGASAHGAKHGALDKATPYGSYDEVFADPDVDVVYIGTPHPFHHPNAKAALLAGKHVLCEKPFVMDLAELDELVAIAKRKNLFLMEAVWTRFHPIAYAVQKEIHSGKLGKVRRMTAELSSYAHLDERADNDRMIDPKLGGGALLDLGPYPAVWSMLVLHQHPDNKDPEPKVLGSAQRIYARNGVDEQSSWTVRWDELGESRILCDFTAWTPRDCAAVIDCENGQLVIDHPLYRPERYRILPHPSTVAGSSESTPPPPRPGQITEETAHHYPIPAGNGMHYEADEVAQCIRDGKTESARMPLAESRVVQGWFDTVRKGGDSVLKDLVGNAGK, encoded by the exons ATGACACCGTACACGCTACGCTGGGGCATCATCTCGACAGGCGGCATCGCGACCACCTTCGCCAAGGCAA TGGGATCACGCTCCGTCCCTTCGGCGGAGGCGTTcatcgccaagctccgcagtgcaggcggcgcgtcggcccaCGGCGCCAagcacggcgcgctggaCAAGGCCACGCCGTACGGGAGCTACGACGAGGTGTTTGCCGACCCTGACGTCGACGTGGTGTACATCGGCACCCCGCACCCCTTCCACCACCCGaacgccaaggccgcgctgctggcgggcAAGCACGTGCTGTGCGAGAAGCCGTTCGTGAtggacctcgccgagctggacgagctcgtggcgATCGCAAAGCGCAAGAACCTCTTCCTCATGGAGGCAGTGTGGACGCGCTTCCACCCCATCGCGTATGCAGTCCAGAAGGAGATCCACTCGGGCAAGCTGGGCAAAGTGCGCCGCATGACGGCCGAGCTGAGTAGCTAcgcccacctcgacgagcgcgcagaCAACGACCGCATGATCGACCCCAAGCTCGGGGGCGGCGCactgctcgacctcgggccgTACCCCGCCGTCTGGAGCATGCTCGTGCTCCACCAGCACCCGGATAACAAGGACCCTGAGCCCAAGGTACTCGGCTCGGCCCAACGGATTTACGCGCGgaacggcgtcgacgagcagagTAGCTGGACTGTGCGAtgggacgagctgggcgagagCCGTATCCTGTGCGACTTTACGGCGTGGACCCCGCGCGACTGTGCCGCCGTGATCGACTGCGAGAACGGGCAGCTCGTGATTGACC ACCCGCTCTACCGCCCCGAACGCTACCGTATCCTGCCCCACCCGTCGACGGTCGCCGGCTCGTCAGAGTCCacgccacccccgccgcgccccggCCAGATCACAGAGGAGACCGCGCACCACTACCCCATCCCCGCTGGCAACGGCATGCACTACGAGGCTGACGAGGTGGCGCAGTGTATTCGCGACGGCAAGACCGAGTCGGCCAGGATGCCACTCGCGGAGAGTCGCGTCGTGCAGGGTTGGTTTGATACGGTGCGCAAGGGCGGAGACAGTgtgctcaaggacctcgtTGGCAACGCGGGCAAGTAA
- the AYT1_1 gene encoding Trichothecene 3-O-acetyltransferase, with translation MSKVIITSQVVVQPQAHDHHTFPISITGNSLAMGPPVPPVWFLNGAVDTDVLLKALDTVANAYPHTSYTITDKIPPSAGDAAAAAAHTKRHGRLWAVHDDKSPGILFTAATCDGPIADALPHKLSDSTADASPCSSNLLCTAHKVVRLRPHYVPGHALVAQLTSFDDGAALAVLGTHALFDTHSVLRFVHDWAAVYTALKEGKAAPQIAATPAAFTEVDKHAAGDIDADAEDAGIKARAAELPGRRLDVYASDPKLALPFLVVEPVDGIAPPLEGNPHRMPWETWDWRNNDSVERTVTLSPAAVGKAYELCGEGGKTHLDALLGFIWRANVRARNLAPETEVHFSSTVGVRRRLGLKDWDSGAPVLMASSAASVADLETGAAAAIRKSLDAFTPENVGVALHHMAFASDPVREANYFFGERAMVATSWLGYALYDVKFGSAAPVHVHPAFHAVDGLVLVLPRNSGGHGAEWWKTGASVWLALKANVMERVLAELEGLDTA, from the coding sequence ATGTCCAAGGTCATCATCACCTCACAGGTCGTCGTGCAGCCGCAGgcccacgaccaccacaccTTCCCCATCAGCATCACGGGCAACAGCCTGGCGATGGGtccgcccgtgccgccggtCTGGTTCCTcaacggcgccgtcgacaccgacgtgctcctcaaggcgctcgacacggtcgcgAATGCGTACCCGCACACGAGCTACACCATCACCGACAAGATCCCCCCCAGTGCtggtgacgccgccgccgccgccgcgcacaccaAGCGCCATGGCCGCCTCTGGGCGGTGCACGACGACAAGTCGCCCGGCATCCTCTTCACCGCCGCGACGTGCGACGGCCcgatcgccgacgccctccCGCACAAGCTGAGTGACAgcaccgccgacgcgagcCCGTGCTCGAGCAACCTTCTGTGCACCGCCCACAAGGTCGTGCGCCTCCGCCCGCACTACGTGCCCGgccacgccctcgtcgcgcagctcacgtcgtttgacgacggcgccgccctcgctgtGCTGGGCACGCACGCCCTCTTCGACACGCACAGCGTGCTCCGCTTCGTGCAcgactgggcggcggtgtACACCGccctcaaggagggcaaggctGCGCCCCAGatcgccgcgacgcccgccgccttcACCGAGGTGGACAAGCACGCCGCGGGCGACatcgacgcggacgcggaggACGCCGGCAtcaaggcgcgcgccgctgagCTCCCCGGTCGTCGCCTGGACGTGTACGCCTCTGACCCTAAGCTCGCGCTTCCtttcctcgtcgtcgagccggtCGATGGCatcgccccgccgctcgaggGTAACCCCCACCGCATGCCGTGGGAGACTTGGGACTGGCGTAACAACGACAGCGTGGAGCGCACCGTCACActctcgcccgccgctgtcggcAAGGCGTACGAGCTgtgcggcgagggcggcaagacgCACCTTGACGCGCTTCTTGGCTTTATCTGGCGCGCAaacgtgcgcgcgcgcaaccTCGCCCCCGAGACGGAGGTGCACTTCTCCAGCACtgtcggcgtgcgccgccgcctcggcctcaaggactgggacagcggcgcgccggtgctcatggcaagctcggcggcgtcagttgccgacctcgagaccggtgccgctgcggccatccgcaagtcgctcgacgcgttcacGCCCGAGAATGTCGGGGTTGCGCTGCACCACATGGCGTTCGCGTCCGACCCGGTCCGCGAGGCCAACTACTTCTTCGGGGAGCGCGCGATGGTCGCGACCAGCTGGCTCGGGTACGCGCTCTACGACGTCAAGTTTGGTTCCGCGGCCCCGGTGCACGTCCACCCCGCGTTCCatgccgtcgacggcctcgtgctcgtcctcccccGCAAcagcggcgggcacggcgccgagtggtGGAAGACCGGTGCGAGCGTGTggctcgcgctcaaggctAACGTCATGGAGCGCgtgcttgccgagctcgaggggcTGGACACGGCGTAG
- the POT1_1 gene encoding 3-ketoacyl-CoA thiolase, peroxisomal, with amino-acid sequence MTKASILQKNPDDVVILSAKRTPLTKAKKGALAEARYEDLLSAVLKGAIDAARIDPKLIDDIQIGTVRTPRGGASISRMAALHAGIPISATLSTVNRQCSSSLQAIWTIANEIHAGDIDIGIAGGAESMTHHFVPKPLDHPHSEEVVKNQLAADCLIPMGITNENVVEENHISRADQDAFAASSYNKAEAAQKSGKFDGEIVPVTVNGKTVTKDDGIRYGVTAESLSKVKPAFKADGTTHAGNASQVTDGAAACVLARRSVAERLGLPIIGKVVRVVAAGVPPRIMGIGPAVAIPKLLQKEGLGVSDVDVFEINEAFAGQAVYCARDLHIPDKKLNPNGGAIALGHPLGATGARQVATGLAELQRSGDQLLVTSMCAGTGYGVAGLFVNEVTNRAKL; translated from the exons ATGACCAAGGCTTCCATCCTGCAAAAGAaccccgacgacgtcgtgatCC TCTCGGCCAagcgcacgccgctcacgaaggccaagaagggcgcgctcgccgaggcgcggtACGAGGACCTGCTGTCCGCGGTGCTCAAGGGCGCCattgacgccgcgcgcatcgACCCCAAGCTCATCGACGATATCCAGATCGGCACGGTGCGCACCCCGCGCGGAGGGGCCAGCATCTCGCGCatggcggcgctgcacgccggcATCCCCATCTCGGCGACGCTGAGCACCGTCAACCGCCAGTGCTCGTCGTCTTTGCAGGCCATCTGGACGATCGCCAACGAGATCCACGCGGGCGACATTGACATTGGCAttgcgggcggcgccgagagcaTGACGCACCACTTCGTGCCCAAGCCGCTCGACCACCCTCATTCGGAGGAGGTGGTCAAGAACCAGC tcgccgccgactgTCTCATCCCCATGGGCATCACCAACGAgaacgtcgtcgaggagaacCACATCAGCCGTGCAGACCAGGACGCGTtcgcggcctcgtcgtacaacaaggccgaggcggcgcaaAAGTCTGGCAAGTTTGACGGCGAGATCGTCCCCGTCACCGTCAACGGCAAGACGGTCACCAAGGACGACGGGATCCGGTACGGTGTGACTGCCGAGTCGCTGTCCAAGGTCAAGCCGGCGTTCAAGGCGGACGGGACGACGCACGCGGGCAACGCGTCGCAGGTgacggacggcgcggcagcgtgcgttctcgcgcgccgctcggtcgccgagcgcctcggcctgcccatcatcggcaaggtcgtgcgtgtcgtcgctgctggcgtgCCGCCCCGCATCATGGGCATCGgacccgccgtcgccatcccCAAGCTGCTGCAGAAGGAGGGGCTGGGCGTGTCCGACGTCGATGTGTTCGAGATCAACGAGGCGTTTGCCGGCCAGGCAGTCTACTGCGCCCGCGACCTGCACATCCCCGACAAGAAGCTCAACcccaacggcggcgccatcgccctcggccaccccctcggcgcgacgggcgccCGCCAGGTCGCGACTGGCCTCGCGGAGCTCCAGCGCTCTGGcgaccagctcctcgtcacGTCCATGTGTGCCGGCACGGGCTACGGCGTCGCGGGGCTGTTTGTCAACGAGGTGACCAACCGGGCCAAGCTGTag
- the GIT4_2 gene encoding Glycerophosphocholine permease GIT4: MGLFSKKEAAHDNGESQAPPKGRKLGAVGTIFASGSAMFADGYANAAMGPVLTILSRPDMYKDWLKSGERNKSLLTAMVFAGMVMGQLSFGWISDKIGRKFAMFLCTAIIFVFSILAACSAGPTPQVLINCLIAFRFFLGIGLGGEYPSGSVAAAEATENEGIHKKKQQRLFIWATNSQLDLAFTIAWLVALVLYKIFGDNHLRAVWRGTLLLGAIPPLILLIARMFMEEPQAYKKNSMRHVRIPYWLIIKRYWLKLAAVSIVWFIYNWVTFPFGIYAGIITDKAVGPDATLYQTLAWGALMNAFYVPGTIVGSFISDFIGPKYTMMFGLIMQAIFGFAMSGAYNKLVPASGGSIAGFAVMYGLFLAFGEVGPGNNLGLLASKSVGPTAARGQLYGIAAAVGKTGAFIGTYTFPYIQKSFDNKSGYLSNTGLFWVGSALAVFSACVTFLGVHNIKPDHMQEEDAAFREYLAAHGFDVSQIGEPGHREGDINPAIGGAVPRDADVYEQDVKN; the protein is encoded by the exons ATGGGCCTGTTCTCCAAGAAGGAAGCCGCGCACGACAATGGCGAGAGCCAGGCGCCTCCCAAGGGCCGCAAGCTCGGTGCCGTTGGAAC CATCTTCGCCTCG GGCTCGGCCATGTTCGCCGATGGCtacgccaacgccgccatGGGCCCCGTTCTCACCATCCTCTCCCGCCCCGACATGTACAAGGACTGGCTGaagagcggcgagcgcaacAAGTCGCTCCTGACCGCCATGGTGTTTGCCG GCATGGTCATGGGCCAGCTGT CGTTCGGCTGGATCTCGGACAAGATTGGCCGCAAGTTCGCCATGTTCCTCTGCACGGCCATCATCTTCGTCTTCTCCATCCTGGCCGCATGCAGTGCCGGCCCTACGCCGCAGGTGCTCATCAACTGCCTGATCGCGTTCCGTTTCTTCCTCGGTATCGGCCTGGGTGGCGAGTACCCCTCTGGCTctgtcgcggcggccgaggcgaccgaGAACGAGGGCATCCACAAGaagaagcagcagcgcctGTTCATCTGGGCGACCAACtcgcagctcgacctcgcgttCACGATCGCGTGGCTCGTCGCCCTGGTCTTGTACAAGATCTTTGGCGACAACCACCTGCGCGCCGTGTGGCGCGGCACGCTCCTGCTTGGCGCCATCCCCCCGCTCATTCTTCTCATCGCGCGCATGTTCATGGAGGAGCCCCAGGCGTACAAGAAGAACTCGATGCGCCACGTCCGTATCCCCTACTGGCTCATCATCAAGCGCTATtggctcaagctcgccgccgtctccaTCGTGTGGTTCATCTACAACTGGGTCACGTTCCCCTTCGGCATCTACGCCGGCATCATCACCGACAAGGCCGTGGGCCCCGACGCCACCCTCTACCAGACTCTGGCGTGGGGTGCGCTCATGAACGCCTTCTACGTGCCCGGCACCATTGTTGGATCGTTCATCTCCGACTTTATCGGCCCCAAGTACACCATGATGTTTGGAC TCATCATGCAGGCCATCTTCGGCTTCGCCATGAGCGGTGCCTACAACAAGCTTGTGCCTGCGTCGGGCGGCTCGATCGCTGGCTTTGCCGTCATGTACGGCCTCTTCCTGGCCTTTGGTGAGGTCGGCCCCGGCAACAACCTTGGTCTCCTGGCCTCCAAGTCGGTCGGCCCCACCGCTGCCCGTGGTCAGCTGTACGGCatcgccgctgctgttggCAAGACTGGCGCCTTTATCGGCACCTACACCTTCCCCTACATCCAGAAGAGCTTTGACAACAAGAGCGGATACCTCTCCAACACTG GCCTCTTCTGGGTCGGttccgccctcgccgtcttctcgGCCTGTGTCACCTTCTTGGGCGTGCACAACATCAAGCCCGACCACatgcaggaggaggacgccgcgtTCCGCGagtacctcgccgcgcacggcTTCGACGTGTCGCAGATCGGCGAGCCCGGCCACCGCGAGGGCGACATTAACCCCGcgatcggcggcgccgtgccccgcGACGCTGACGTGTACGAGCAGGATGTCAAGAACTAG